In Plasmodium gaboni strain SY75 chromosome 8, whole genome shotgun sequence, one DNA window encodes the following:
- a CDS encoding putative membrane protein (conserved Plasmodium membrane protein, unknown function~part of same gene as PGSY75_0804500A~gap found within coding sequence) translates to LKIYEILPGLQVVFIKEIEIKHDVSPKKCICEEKIHELKERRKKEEHENEGISIFNLSYFLSSNYHKKQSNTRSDEKMNSSYNYSYNRMPSDNNKSNNVLNGSAQNINTSDTRKTVQLYSFQKNDKKKDKNTNSSFNSISHLKSQSENSEEMDIHSDKDGYQSVIIGGINFGYLGFNFSKFMNNKKKITIIDAYLISTTHLVTISNNGTIALIKI, encoded by the coding sequence CTCAAAATTTATGAAATTCTTCCAGGGCTTCAAGTTGTATTTATCAAAGAAATCGAAATAAAACATGACGTAAGCCCCAAGAAATGCATATGTGAAGAAAAAATTCATGAACTAAAagaaagaagaaaaaaagaagaacATGAAAATGAAGGAATTTCTATTTTCAACTTGTCTTACTTTTTATCATCtaattatcataaaaaaCAAAGTAATACAAGAAGTGatgaaaaaatgaattcatcatataattattcatataatcGTATGCCATCTGATAATAACAAAAGTAATAATGTATTAAATGGATCAGCtcaaaatattaatacTAGCGATACTAGAAAAACAGTACAATTATATTCTTTCcaaaaaaatgataagaaaaaagataaaaacACAAACTCTTCTTTTAATTCAATATCTCATTTAAAAAGTCAAAGTGAAAATAGTGAGGAAATGGATATTCATAGTGATAAAGATGGATATCAAAGTGTTATTATAGGAGGTATTAATTTTGGATATCTAGGATTTAATTTTTCCAAatttatgaataataaaaaaaaaataactATAATTGATGCTTATTTGATATCCACAACACATTTAGTGACAATATCGAATAATGGAACCATTGCccttataaaaatataa
- a CDS encoding putative U2 snRNA/tRNA pseudouridine synthase: protein MENGSKKRLNNYEKNKERIKKLKLERQELKKKEKEKEKCENEEKINFNLKKYALCIGYIGSQYRGCQGQGENCATIENELERILLKINAIKKKKNFKNFNFCLSRSARTDQGVHALFNIFVYNIDLSCIGKKIEEGDNIDVTHNEKDNMGDKGNDTQTVGDNNINNNDEIFCENIKIEKNDQTQKCEEDIFKERKEKEEKFKNLLNNHLPCDIKCFEIYKVTKSFDARKFCSFRFYEYLFPVYVLSEVQVNEKYKERFDQAIEDIDEYVQRCKEEKRARRNKERNEMGITNIERNEMGITNKERNEMGITNIERNEMGIINIKNNNIDITNKERNDNDITNEENENMYLQIGDNINSIPIHTYNNSKDIHCDNDKTERSSVIKNIKRDIIDEDIFSIKHYKEDLNEEELNTFFDIFNNYVGYHNFHCFTKKNIDQTTYRYIKYFDVSTVKLFDYHFLSVKILGQSFLMHQIRKMITLAVETYRKATSINSIYYCLHTKNYIPITLFPSDGLMLICPYFNAYNEKVCKYPHTLPICFEETEDIMEFKKNKIGKCIIEKMKQNVWKEWLQRMNQHPFIYYFIKEKINSSL from the exons ATGGAAAATGGGAGTAAGAAACGACTGAAcaattatgaaaaaaataaagagaGGATAAAGAAACTAAAATTAGAAAGACAAGAACTAaagaagaaagaaaaagaaaaagaaaaatgtgagaatgaagaaaaaataaattttaatttaaaaaaatatgcaTTATGTATAGGATATATTGGATCACAATATCGTGGTTGTCAAGGACAAGGTGAAAATTGTGCAACAATCGAAAATGAATTAGaaagaatattattaaaaattaatgcaattaaaaaaaaaaaaaattttaaaaattttaatttttgtttatcACGATCGGCTAGAACAGATCAAGGGGTTCATGctctttttaatatttttgtttataatattgatTTAAGTTGTATAGGTAAGAAAATTGAAGAGGGAGATAATATAGATGTTACTCATAATGAAAAGGACAATATGGGTGACAAAGGTAATGACACTCAAACGGTAggtgataataatattaataataatgatgaaatTTTTTGTGAGAATATTAAAATTGAAAAGAATGATCAGACACAAAAATGTGAAGAAgatatttttaaagaacgaaaagaaaaagaagaaaaatttaaaaatttattaaataacCATTTACCATGtgatataaaatgttttgAAATTTATAAGGTTACAAAAAGTTTTGATGCAAGAAaattttgttcatttaGATTTTATGAGTATTTATTTCCTGTATATGTTTTAAGTGAAGTACAAgtaaatgaaaaatataaagaaagaTTTGATCAAGCAATAGAAGATATAGATGAATATGTTCAAAGGTGTaaggaagaaaaaagaGCAAGGCGAAATAAAGAAAGGAATGAAATGGGCATCACAAATATAGAAAGGAATGAAATGGGCATCACAAATAAAGAAAGGAATGAAATGGGCATCACAAATATAGAAAGGAATGAAATGGGcatcataaatataaaaaataataacattgACATCACAAATAAAGAAAGGAATGACAATGACATAacaaatgaagaaaatgaaaatatgtATCTCCAAATTGGTgacaatataaatagtaTACCTattcatacatataataattcaaagGATATACATTgtgataatgataaaacGGAACGGTCAAGTgtcataaaaaatataaaaagagaTATAATAGatgaagatatattttctataaaacattataaagaagatttaaatgaagaagaattaaatacattttttgatatatttaataattatgtaggatatcataattttcattgttttacaaaaaaaaatattgatcAAACTACttatagatatataaaatattttgatgTAAGTACTGTGAAATTATTTgattatcattttttatcaGTAAAAATTTTAGGGCAATCTTTTTTAATGCATCaaataagaaaaatgaTAACATTAGCTGTTGAAACATATAGAAAAGCTACTTCAATTaattctatatattattgtttgcatactaaaaattatataccTATCACATTATTTCCGTCAGACGGATTGATGTTGATATGTCCATATTTTAATGCATACAATGAAAAAGTATGTAAATATCCACATACCCTACCTATCTGTTTTGAAGAAACAGAAGATATTATGGaatttaagaaaaataaaattggAAAATGTATTATTGAAAAAATGAAGCAAAACGT GTGGAAAGAATGGCTGCAAAGAATGAATCAGCACccttttatttattattttataaaagaaaaaataaactCAAGTTTGTAA
- a CDS encoding hypothetical protein (conserved Plasmodium protein, unknown function), whose product MYAYKKNNYNINDKKIIQTFKRSIFNFKVKEQGVDPKKKVSKKIKNDEEGKIKKGAHQRIKSNDNIIVVDRVRKKKEDTYRDKNEYMNEYMNKYMNKYTNKYTNKYMNKYMNKELNGLIKYKTPCVLNAKNNKVMKLLKYPSCMEKKKKDNIKNYKKKKSIINKNNIVNNSIYKYSPLDHKIKRDTYNKHASCKVVDKNDKICSNYFLLNNNISINQKRIGGMDIKKKKIIITKKTHICDNKMDNTMNNYHSKNKNIYNNDNQMKSNNNSNNNNSNNNNNYYYYNSSSNKGVDILSISNCKEKYTTMNKHLCLQNSNFNYKYLKDEKKKIKSIKNNIINDYIYNESHNINNINLKNKLLYKKDVIRRNKSSNSKYPTKKKLICNENKNMDTHKTVNSTCPCKYIKKQNVIKKKDKDHVQKLKNISIDTLSKICVDKNGKYKNTKKNNLFVNNIKNMKLKTKNDNVIKLWIAHKRNELIMPYHEKCITNCYTSKIIKNKEIKNEHSDRNNLANNYFLTIEGRQSGLKCRRKNSQDENGSTNKSIMYLTQDEGNIYPLNKNNNIKKKREKEYEEEFEDEKNKNIFKENHSFEKKLFIYNDKEEFYNNIKNKRRCVSLNNINEAKKYNPLFITNDFRLKMCYSNDFIDYRKIYNSNSNKMMMMKRNSDEFIDDKKKEKKNPKQLSLMDKELFFNTSDNLFLISLDSEIIKSSSFFQDDENKKLYNNNIKRLDTNLETYEMNKSKENCDMSNILYNNVVDGNENPCNAFLFSKNESNGYYSSCVKQSNVNKKLNDDNKRYVHTMPLLNEDETYINNFMKNKKKDICITYQHEDKEKKEKIICCNDIKMCETIINDNKDIDMQLKCRDIKNNPNHDECIYLWASEIHKPKKKTKKKKKKKKKNIYINKNIHKKENEMNIIKTVNEENILFTQYCDKNEYIMPHFNKNKKIILNNTNDNTTDKQLKCNKKNIRLHNNMCRLSNNIRSEKKVIQKNG is encoded by the coding sequence atgtatgcatacaaaaaaaataattacaaCATAAAcgataaaaaaataatacaaacTTTCAAACGTtctatatttaattttaagGTTAAAGAACAAGGGGTTGACCCTAAAAAGAAAGTCAgtaagaaaataaaaaatgatgaagaagGGAAGATTAAAAAAGGAGCTCACCAAAGAATAAAAagtaatgataatattattgtaGTAGATAGGgtgagaaaaaaaaaggaagaTACATATAGAGATAAGAATGAATATATGAAtgaatatatgaataaatatatgaataaatatacgaataaatatacgaataaatatatgaataaatatatgaataaagAACTAAACGGattgataaaatataagaCACCTTGTGTCCTTAACGCTAAAAATAATAAGGTCATGAAATTGTTGAAATATCCTAGTTgtatggaaaaaaaaaaaaaggataacataaaaaattataagaaaaaaaaaagtataataaataaaaataatattgtgAATAATTctatttataaatattctCCATTAGATCATAAGATAAAAAGAGACACTTATAATAAACATGCATCTTGTAAGGTAGtagataaaaatgataaaatatgttcgaattattttctattaaataataatatttctataaatCAAAAGAGAATAGGTGGTATggatataaaaaaaaaaaaaataataataacaaaaaaaacacacatctgtgataataaaatggaCAACACtatgaataattatcattctaagaataagaatatatacaataatGATAATCAAATGAAATCTAATAAcaatagtaataataataatagtaataataataataattattattattataatagtAGTAGTAACAAAGGTGTTGATATATTAAGCATATCAAATTGTaaggaaaaatatacaaCAATGAATAAACACTTGTGTCTACAAAACAGTAATTTTAATTACAAATATTTGAAAGAcgaaaaaaagaaaataaaaagtattaaaaataatattattaatgattatatatataacgaatctcataatataaataacattaatttaaaaaataagttattatataaaaaagatgtaataagaagaaataaatcaagtaattcaaaatatccaacaaaaaagaaattaatatGCAATGAGAACAAAAATATGGATACTCACAAAACTGTCAATAGCACATGTCcttgtaaatatataaaaaaacaaaatgttatcaaaaaaaaagataagGACCATGTTCAAAAGTTGAAGAATATATCTATAGATACACTATCTAAAATATGTGTAGataaaaatggaaaatataaaaatacaaagaaaaataatttatttgtcaataatataaagaatatgaaattaaaaacaaaaaatgaCAATGTCATAAAATTGTGGATAGCACATAAAAGGAATGAACTCATAATGCCATATCATGAAAAGTGTATAACAAATTGTTATACCagtaaaataataaaaaataaagaaattaaaaatgaacatAGTGATAGGAATAATTTGGcaaataattatttcttaaCTATAGAAGGAAGACAGAGTGGATTGAAATgtagaagaaaaaatagCCAAGATGAAAATGGAAGTACCAACAAAAGTATAATGTATTTGACACAAGATGaaggaaatatatatccattgaataaaaataataatataaaaaaaaaaagagagAAAGAATATGAAGAAGAATTCGAAGATGAgaaaaataagaatatttttaaagaGAATCATTcatttgaaaaaaaattatttatatataatgataaagaagaattttataataatataaaaaataaaagaagatGTGTAagtttaaataatataaatgaagcaaaaaaatataatccattatttattacaaATGATTTTAGATTAAAAATGTGTTACAGTAATGATTTTATTGattatagaaaaatatataacagtaatagtaataaaatgatgatgatgaaaagAAATAGTGATGAATTTAttgatgataaaaaaaaagaaaaaaagaatcCAAAACAGCTTTCATTAATGgataaagaattattttttaatactagtgataatttatttttaatatctttagattcagaaataataaaatcaTCATCTTTTTTTCAAGACGATGAAAACAAAAagttatataataataatattaaaagattAGATACAAATTTAGAAACATATGAAATGAATAAATCGAAAGAAAATTGTGATATGTCCAATATActttataataatgttgTAGATGGTAATGAAAATCCTTGTAATgcatttttattttctaaaaaTGAAAGTAATGGATATTATTCTTCTTGTGTGAAACAATcaaatgtaaataaaaaattaaatgatgataataaaagatatgTTCATACTATGCCTTTATTAAATGAGGACGaaacatatataaacaatttcatgaaaaataaaaaaaaagacatTTGTATTACTTATCAACATgaagataaagaaaaaaaagaaaaaatcatttgttgtaatgatataaaaatgtgtGAGACTATCATAAATGATAACAAAGATATAGATATGCAATTAAAATGTAGAGACATCAAAAATAATCCTAATCATGATgaatgtatatatttatggGCATCAGAAATACACAAgccaaaaaaaaaaaccaaaaaaaaaaaaaaaaaaaaaaaaaaaaatatatatattaacaaaaatattcaCAAAAAAGAGAATgaaatgaatattataaaaactgtgaatgaagaaaatattttgtttacACAATATTGTGacaaaaatgaatatatcatgccacattttaataaaaataaaaagattatattaaataatacaaatgaCAATACTACAGATAAACAattaaaatgtaataaaaaaaatattagactgcataataatatgtgtCGTCtaagtaataatataaggagtgaaaaaaaagttatacaaaaaaatgGA